One stretch of Schlesneria sp. DSM 10557 DNA includes these proteins:
- a CDS encoding DUF1501 domain-containing protein encodes MNHQSFRKYSRRDFLVASSVGLAVSSFGRTLSAASTPSSPGRKVAKSTILFFLCGGASHLDMWDLKPKAPLEYRGPFQPIATSAPGVQLSEHLPLLAQQAHHLALINSVGATVNTNDHHAGYYHNLTGHVPDPTFLIQGNNRTPYPDDWPYMGSVVASRRPQRPGLPNAVSLPYKPSQAPYTRPGQFGAKLGVKFDPLFVYGKNDNPTEFQAPDLALTTGVTSNRFSQRNGLLSGLDAARRDLDQFASVHTWNDQQQRAISLLSSAATTRAFDVSHEKPETIARYGKTVNGMSLLAARRLVEAGVPFVTVFWSEENDAVAKKCLSGGGWDTHGNNFGCLKEDLLPEFDRGFSALIEDLADRGLLDETLLMVTSEMGRTPKIGDPRSGGVKGAGRDHWTHCLTDVLAGGGIRGGQTFGSSDRLAEYPASRPVTPADVTKTVYHAMGIENLEAFDNQGRPFHLLEEGQPLIDLF; translated from the coding sequence ATGAATCATCAATCTTTTCGGAAGTACTCACGACGTGATTTTTTAGTTGCTTCCAGCGTGGGCCTGGCGGTCAGTTCGTTCGGCCGGACGCTTTCGGCAGCATCCACGCCATCCTCGCCGGGCCGAAAAGTTGCGAAGTCGACGATCCTGTTTTTCCTGTGCGGGGGGGCGTCGCATCTGGACATGTGGGATTTGAAGCCCAAGGCTCCACTGGAATATCGGGGCCCCTTCCAGCCGATTGCCACGTCGGCGCCCGGAGTGCAGTTGAGTGAGCATCTTCCTCTGCTGGCGCAGCAGGCCCACCATCTGGCTCTGATCAATTCCGTGGGAGCGACGGTCAACACGAATGATCATCACGCTGGGTACTACCACAATCTGACTGGCCATGTGCCGGACCCGACATTTCTGATTCAGGGGAATAATCGCACTCCGTATCCTGATGACTGGCCTTACATGGGAAGTGTGGTCGCATCGCGTCGTCCGCAAAGGCCGGGCCTGCCGAATGCTGTATCGTTGCCTTACAAGCCGAGTCAGGCTCCTTACACGCGGCCCGGCCAGTTCGGTGCCAAGCTGGGAGTGAAGTTCGATCCCTTGTTCGTATACGGTAAAAACGACAATCCGACGGAATTTCAGGCGCCGGACCTGGCGCTGACGACCGGTGTGACCTCCAATCGATTCAGCCAGCGGAATGGCTTATTGTCGGGGCTGGACGCCGCTCGGCGCGATCTGGATCAGTTTGCCAGCGTACATACCTGGAACGATCAGCAGCAGCGCGCGATCTCGCTGTTGTCATCCGCGGCAACGACCCGGGCCTTTGATGTCTCTCACGAGAAGCCAGAGACCATTGCGCGATACGGCAAGACCGTGAATGGAATGAGTCTGCTGGCGGCACGCCGACTGGTGGAAGCAGGGGTTCCCTTTGTTACGGTCTTCTGGTCGGAAGAGAACGATGCCGTAGCGAAGAAGTGTCTGAGTGGCGGTGGTTGGGACACCCATGGCAATAACTTCGGCTGCTTGAAAGAAGACCTGTTGCCCGAGTTCGACCGGGGATTCTCGGCTTTGATTGAGGATCTGGCTGATCGGGGTCTATTGGATGAGACCCTGTTGATGGTTACCAGCGAGATGGGGCGAACTCCGAAAATCGGCGATCCTCGCTCGGGAGGCGTCAAAGGAGCTGGGCGCGACCACTGGACTCACTGCCTCACCGATGTCCTGGCTGGCGGGGGAATTCGAGGTGGTCAAACATTCGGATCGAGCGACCGGTTGGCAGAATATCCTGCCAGCCGACCCGTCACACCCGCGGATGTGACCAAGACCGTCTATCACGCGATGGGGATCGAGAATCTCGAAGCGTTCGACAACCAGGGACGTCCGTTTCATCTCTTGGAAGAGGGACAACCGCTGATTGATCTTTTCTAG
- a CDS encoding YjhG/YagF family D-xylonate dehydratase, with amino-acid sequence MTGSLDTLLDSADATLWEVVTTGEGPQGSLPLTEEMLLNSPSGDLFGLTQNAGMGWNPSELLRKQFLILSTQGGIRGEDGKPIALGYHTGHYEVGLLMQAAAEELKRLETLPFAAYVSDPCDGRSQGTVAMMDSLAYRNDAAVVLKRLIRSLPTRRGVIGVATCDKGLPAMMLALAAQDQLPCVIVPGGVTLPPAVGEDAGKVQTIGARFSHGEITLEEASDAGCRACGSPGGGCQFLGTAATAQVVAEALGMALPHSALSPSGQPIWLDIARRSARAVFEMERMGKTTRDILTADALHNAMVVHAACGGSTNLLLHIPAIAFEAKLKRPTVEDWIRLNRQVPRLVDCLPNGPVGHPTVRFFLAGGVPEVMLHLRELGLLKLDAMTVAGKSLGDVLEWWERSERRVRLRELLVARDGVDPDTVVMSPKAAREHGLTSTVTFPVGNIAPEGSVIKSTAIDKSVVDSDGVYRKTGPARVFTSERAAIAAIKGRPLRTPKEGTAAALRSAGGVPTEKLAPIKEGDVIVLMCRGPMGCGMEETYQITSALRYLPFGKHVALITDARFSGVSTGACIGHVGPEALDGGPIGKLRDGDLIQIEIDTRNLTGSLNFVGTDGCEVTPEEGGMILAERQPTLPLHADPNLPPETRLWALLQRAGGGTWAGCVYDVDKIAAALEAGLASQE; translated from the coding sequence ATGACCGGTTCGCTCGACACCCTGCTGGATTCAGCCGACGCAACATTGTGGGAAGTAGTGACGACAGGTGAAGGTCCCCAGGGATCGCTTCCACTGACAGAAGAGATGTTGCTGAACTCACCCAGCGGCGATCTGTTCGGGCTGACTCAGAATGCCGGGATGGGCTGGAATCCGTCAGAACTCCTGCGGAAGCAGTTTCTGATTCTCAGTACGCAAGGGGGAATTCGCGGCGAAGACGGTAAGCCAATCGCACTCGGCTATCACACTGGCCATTACGAAGTCGGTCTGCTGATGCAGGCTGCTGCCGAAGAACTGAAGCGGCTCGAGACACTGCCCTTTGCCGCCTATGTCAGCGATCCGTGCGACGGACGCTCACAAGGAACGGTGGCCATGATGGACAGTCTGGCTTACCGGAACGATGCCGCAGTTGTATTGAAGCGGTTGATCCGCTCATTGCCGACGCGACGGGGAGTGATCGGGGTTGCGACCTGTGATAAGGGGCTTCCCGCCATGATGCTCGCGCTGGCGGCGCAAGATCAGCTCCCCTGTGTCATCGTCCCTGGCGGCGTCACGCTTCCTCCCGCGGTGGGGGAAGATGCGGGGAAAGTCCAGACGATCGGTGCCCGTTTCTCACATGGTGAAATCACCCTCGAAGAGGCTTCGGATGCGGGTTGCCGCGCCTGTGGTTCACCGGGAGGGGGCTGTCAGTTTCTGGGGACCGCCGCCACCGCCCAGGTCGTTGCCGAAGCACTAGGGATGGCGCTGCCACACTCCGCATTGTCACCTTCGGGACAGCCCATCTGGCTGGATATTGCGCGTCGATCGGCACGTGCCGTCTTTGAAATGGAACGCATGGGTAAAACCACGCGTGATATTCTCACTGCTGATGCACTGCATAACGCGATGGTGGTTCATGCAGCCTGCGGTGGCTCAACGAATCTCTTGCTGCATATTCCCGCGATCGCCTTCGAGGCCAAACTCAAGCGGCCGACCGTCGAAGACTGGATCCGACTGAATCGGCAGGTGCCGCGACTGGTTGACTGCCTGCCGAATGGTCCGGTCGGCCATCCGACGGTGCGATTCTTCCTGGCGGGTGGAGTACCTGAAGTGATGCTCCACTTGCGAGAACTTGGCTTGCTCAAACTCGACGCAATGACGGTTGCCGGCAAGTCGCTGGGTGACGTACTTGAATGGTGGGAGCGTTCCGAGCGGCGTGTTCGTCTTCGCGAACTCCTTGTGGCTCGCGATGGGGTTGATCCCGACACGGTAGTCATGTCTCCCAAGGCCGCTCGTGAGCATGGATTGACGAGCACTGTCACGTTCCCGGTGGGAAACATTGCTCCTGAAGGCTCCGTCATTAAGAGCACCGCGATCGACAAAAGCGTGGTCGATTCCGACGGAGTCTATCGCAAGACAGGGCCGGCTCGTGTGTTTACCTCAGAACGTGCTGCCATTGCCGCGATCAAAGGTCGCCCGCTGCGGACACCGAAAGAGGGAACTGCTGCTGCACTGCGAAGTGCAGGGGGAGTTCCCACAGAAAAACTGGCCCCGATCAAGGAAGGGGACGTGATCGTCCTGATGTGCCGTGGTCCGATGGGCTGCGGTATGGAAGAGACATATCAGATCACTTCGGCGCTCCGTTATTTGCCCTTTGGGAAGCATGTGGCCCTGATCACGGATGCCCGGTTCTCAGGTGTCTCGACCGGTGCCTGTATCGGTCATGTCGGCCCGGAAGCGCTGGACGGCGGTCCGATTGGAAAGCTGCGGGACGGTGACCTGATTCAGATCGAGATCGACACCCGCAATCTGACCGGATCACTCAACTTCGTCGGGACCGACGGCTGTGAAGTGACCCCGGAAGAAGGGGGGATGATCCTGGCGGAACGCCAGCCGACACTTCCACTTCATGCTGATCCGAATCTGCCACCGGAAACAAGGCTCTGGGCATTGCTGCAGCGGGCCGGGGGAGGAACCTGGGCGGGGTGTGTTTATGACGTTGATAAAATCGCGGCCGCGCTGGAAGCGGGATTGGCGAGTCAGGAATGA
- a CDS encoding tetratricopeptide repeat protein — MSNAKAQGLCKLASDCLQLEQLKQAKELYDKAIEVDPDCIDAHEGIATIAYLEGDLATSVDRFLKLTLLQPQEARHLTNLGAIYNRMKEHQKAVEVLSKAIQKDKRCVEAYFNLGIAQRKQNKLQLAISAYREATRLNPKFAEGYQNLANLYADSGNLPMAIIYFKKALEVRPDFDKAREGLKRAERASNAAKHDENPFGRLVNAESRQSNSQVTMMRELSEAERYDDRHEVKHLAEEIERLSKGCIEFLKQKLEPAIIELQRTMADGSQSQSALAEVSEEFHTAVNQWMELRKAVKRKINELRGHEELINAPEVSL, encoded by the coding sequence ATGAGTAATGCCAAAGCCCAGGGACTCTGCAAACTGGCAAGCGACTGCCTGCAGCTCGAGCAGCTTAAACAGGCCAAAGAGCTTTACGACAAAGCGATTGAGGTCGACCCCGACTGCATTGATGCTCATGAAGGGATTGCGACAATTGCCTACCTCGAAGGGGACCTTGCCACCTCCGTAGACCGCTTCCTCAAGCTGACACTGCTGCAACCGCAGGAGGCACGTCACCTGACGAACCTGGGAGCAATCTACAATCGGATGAAGGAACATCAGAAAGCGGTCGAAGTTTTGAGCAAGGCCATTCAGAAAGATAAGCGTTGCGTCGAAGCCTACTTCAATCTGGGAATTGCACAGCGAAAGCAGAATAAGTTGCAGCTCGCGATTTCGGCCTATCGAGAAGCAACTCGATTGAATCCCAAGTTTGCTGAAGGGTATCAGAATCTCGCGAATCTCTATGCGGATTCCGGCAACCTCCCGATGGCCATCATCTACTTCAAGAAGGCTCTGGAAGTTCGCCCGGATTTTGACAAAGCCCGCGAAGGATTAAAGCGAGCCGAACGGGCATCGAACGCCGCAAAACATGACGAAAACCCCTTCGGTCGTCTGGTCAACGCCGAATCGCGTCAATCGAATTCTCAAGTGACGATGATGCGAGAGCTTTCTGAAGCCGAACGCTACGACGACCGACACGAAGTCAAGCATCTCGCGGAGGAGATCGAACGCTTGTCCAAAGGGTGTATCGAGTTCTTGAAACAAAAGCTCGAACCCGCCATCATCGAACTGCAGAGAACAATGGCAGATGGATCGCAGTCACAATCTGCACTGGCAGAGGTGTCGGAAGAGTTTCACACCGCAGTGAACCAGTGGATGGAACTCCGAAAAGCGGTCAAACGCAAAATCAATGAGCTTCGGGGACATGAAGAACTGATCAACGCCCCGGAAGTCAGCCTGTAA
- a CDS encoding FadR/GntR family transcriptional regulator — translation MMSHESASRPETQVRELARIIRMRIQSEQLEEGALFMTEAQLADEYKASRTVTREAVSRLQALGILEGRKRKGLIVRRPDPLSLFQHSLPSLLTSPEDWHDLGQFRYALEVGAIELAIRNATDEQIERLAEVEAELEQAVLKDPASPESVELDIKFHSLILEMTGSRMIAGMQQILVQFFQESPPTNLSPSAAERVCWEHRELLNAIRDRDVERARSMIRIQIRSTLDSASSVSSGEATDVSH, via the coding sequence ATGATGAGTCACGAATCGGCCAGTCGGCCGGAAACTCAAGTCCGGGAACTGGCTCGAATCATTCGGATGCGGATCCAGTCCGAGCAGTTGGAAGAGGGGGCGCTTTTTATGACAGAAGCGCAGCTTGCTGATGAATATAAAGCCTCTCGCACGGTGACGCGCGAAGCGGTCAGCCGACTGCAGGCGCTGGGGATCCTGGAAGGACGTAAACGGAAAGGCCTGATCGTCCGGCGGCCGGATCCACTGAGCCTGTTTCAGCACAGTCTTCCCTCACTGTTGACGTCACCGGAAGACTGGCACGACCTGGGACAGTTTCGTTACGCCTTGGAAGTCGGAGCCATTGAACTGGCGATCCGTAACGCGACCGATGAACAGATTGAACGACTGGCGGAAGTCGAGGCCGAACTCGAACAGGCGGTATTGAAGGATCCTGCCTCGCCGGAGTCCGTTGAGCTGGATATCAAATTTCATTCGCTGATTCTGGAGATGACGGGGTCGCGGATGATTGCCGGTATGCAGCAGATTCTGGTGCAGTTCTTTCAAGAGTCACCACCGACCAATCTGTCCCCTTCGGCGGCCGAGCGAGTATGCTGGGAACATCGTGAGCTGTTGAACGCGATTCGGGACCGGGATGTCGAACGGGCCCGATCAATGATCCGTATTCAGATTCGATCTACGCTCGATTCCGCATCGAGTGTGAGCAGTGGTGAGGCGACGGACGTTTCGCATTAA
- the polA gene encoding DNA polymerase I, protein MSGTVYLIDTFSLMFQVFHAIPPMTSPAGLPTNAVFGFSRDLITLLKVHQPAWLICAMDSSGPGTRDALYSQYKANRKEMPEDLRPQVELLKEVIRAFNLPLIEMSGWEADDVIATLTRQAVEQGHQVRIVTSDKDARQLLGPQVQLYNIRKNSYLNEEGLLLDWGIRPDQVVDFQSLVGDAIDNVPGVPLVGPKKAAGMLKEFGTLENVLANADKAAGAKLRENLKTYADQAYLSRQLVRLNQQLPIDFSWDPAQRLSPDVGRLQEMFRRFGFRRLIDEVAQFAPPAAKPEVSPNRGSAGVASRKASPAGKGQRSLFDDDEPLPEEPLPESGEAILETSETDIPDPLVPGGGPDPVSRVWHIIDTNETFEKFLELLRGVSRFCVDLETTHIDSMRAEIIGWAFSWIPGIGYYLPVRGPAESRLLDPDQTLEALRPIFTNPDVEIINQNLKYDLTVLSRAQLKVAPEQIGVDTMVADYLLDAGARSHSLEVLISKYLGIDSIPISDLIGTGKQQKNMIDIPVDKVAEYASEDADLTWRLADILTEQLKKEGLFDLYWDLERPLISILSEMEQMGIRVDAAELQRQSEAITERLKETIKEIYEIATHEFNIDSPIQLRKVLFEELQLPVRKKTKTGPSTDQEVLEELALIHPLPAKITEHRQLSKLKGTYLDALPELIHPVTGRIHCSFNQVVAATGRLSSSDPNLQNIPIRTSEGRQIRRAFIPGAPGWKLVCADYSQIELRVLAHFSLDEALIKAFEQGIDIHSAVAADVYGVPLAEVTSDQRRVAKAVNFGVIYGQSPFGLAAVLGIEKDVAAAFIGHYFETYDGVRRFIDETIESCRTTGFAKTILGRRRAIEGIRPVRGANMSMPERTAINTVIQGSAADLIKRAMIQVQSRLKREQHRGRMLLQIHDELVFEAPQEDVASLVDLVRYEMEHAMQLRVPLVVDISAGDNWLDQDSV, encoded by the coding sequence ATGAGCGGTACTGTCTACCTGATTGATACGTTCTCGTTGATGTTCCAGGTGTTTCACGCAATCCCGCCGATGACCAGTCCGGCGGGATTGCCGACGAACGCCGTATTCGGCTTCAGTCGAGATCTCATCACGCTGTTGAAGGTACATCAGCCGGCATGGCTGATCTGCGCGATGGACTCATCAGGTCCCGGGACACGCGACGCTCTCTATTCTCAGTATAAAGCGAACCGCAAGGAGATGCCGGAAGACCTTCGCCCGCAGGTTGAACTGCTGAAGGAAGTCATCCGGGCATTCAATCTTCCGCTGATCGAGATGTCCGGCTGGGAAGCGGATGATGTCATCGCGACGCTAACCCGACAGGCCGTGGAACAGGGGCACCAGGTCCGGATTGTGACGAGTGACAAGGATGCACGGCAGCTGCTTGGCCCGCAGGTGCAGCTCTACAACATTCGCAAAAACAGCTATCTGAATGAGGAAGGCCTGCTGCTCGACTGGGGAATCCGCCCCGATCAGGTGGTCGACTTTCAGTCTCTTGTGGGCGATGCGATCGACAATGTTCCCGGCGTGCCGCTCGTCGGTCCTAAGAAAGCGGCTGGGATGCTCAAGGAATTTGGCACGCTCGAGAATGTTCTCGCCAATGCGGATAAGGCGGCCGGGGCGAAGTTGCGCGAGAATCTGAAAACGTATGCGGACCAGGCATATCTCAGTCGTCAACTTGTTCGCCTCAACCAGCAACTTCCCATCGACTTTTCCTGGGATCCAGCCCAGCGACTGTCACCGGATGTCGGACGGCTTCAGGAAATGTTTCGCCGGTTTGGTTTCCGTCGGCTGATCGATGAGGTCGCTCAGTTCGCTCCCCCCGCTGCGAAACCGGAAGTGAGTCCGAATAGAGGATCCGCCGGAGTGGCCTCCAGAAAGGCCAGTCCCGCTGGGAAGGGACAACGGTCTCTCTTCGACGATGATGAGCCTCTGCCGGAAGAACCACTGCCGGAGTCGGGCGAAGCAATCCTGGAAACGAGTGAGACGGATATCCCCGACCCACTCGTGCCGGGTGGTGGGCCTGACCCTGTCTCGCGCGTGTGGCACATAATTGACACGAACGAGACATTCGAAAAATTTCTTGAACTGCTGCGTGGCGTCTCCCGCTTTTGCGTCGATCTGGAAACAACGCATATCGATTCGATGCGTGCCGAAATCATCGGCTGGGCGTTCAGTTGGATCCCGGGAATTGGATATTACCTTCCCGTGCGCGGTCCGGCAGAAAGTCGACTGCTCGATCCGGATCAAACCCTTGAAGCGCTGCGCCCGATCTTCACGAACCCTGATGTTGAGATCATCAATCAGAATCTGAAGTACGATCTGACAGTGCTGAGCCGTGCCCAACTGAAGGTCGCGCCCGAGCAGATCGGTGTCGACACAATGGTGGCGGATTACCTGCTCGACGCCGGGGCCCGTTCGCACAGTCTGGAAGTGCTGATCTCGAAGTATTTAGGAATTGATTCGATTCCCATCTCGGATCTGATCGGAACGGGCAAGCAGCAAAAGAATATGATCGACATCCCCGTCGATAAAGTTGCTGAGTATGCGTCGGAGGATGCCGATCTCACCTGGCGACTTGCCGACATTCTGACAGAGCAATTGAAAAAAGAAGGTCTGTTCGATCTGTACTGGGATCTGGAAAGACCGCTGATTTCAATTCTGTCCGAGATGGAACAGATGGGGATTCGCGTGGATGCGGCGGAGCTTCAGCGGCAAAGCGAGGCCATCACTGAACGTCTGAAAGAGACGATCAAGGAAATCTACGAAATCGCCACGCACGAATTTAATATCGACTCGCCGATCCAACTGCGAAAAGTTCTGTTCGAAGAGCTGCAGCTTCCTGTGCGGAAGAAGACCAAGACAGGGCCCAGCACCGACCAGGAAGTGCTGGAAGAACTGGCACTGATTCATCCCCTTCCCGCAAAGATCACCGAGCACCGGCAACTTTCCAAGTTGAAAGGAACGTATCTCGACGCTCTTCCCGAACTGATTCACCCCGTCACGGGCCGCATTCATTGTTCGTTCAATCAGGTCGTGGCTGCCACCGGGCGATTGAGTTCCAGTGACCCGAATCTGCAAAACATCCCGATTCGAACGTCCGAAGGTCGCCAGATCCGGCGTGCCTTTATTCCGGGGGCTCCGGGATGGAAGCTGGTCTGTGCGGACTACTCGCAAATCGAATTGCGGGTGCTCGCCCATTTCAGCCTGGACGAAGCGCTGATCAAAGCGTTCGAGCAGGGCATTGACATCCATTCGGCTGTTGCTGCGGATGTCTATGGAGTCCCGCTGGCAGAAGTCACATCCGATCAGAGGCGCGTGGCCAAGGCCGTCAACTTCGGCGTGATCTACGGTCAAAGCCCGTTCGGATTGGCGGCCGTATTGGGAATCGAGAAAGATGTTGCCGCAGCATTTATCGGCCACTACTTCGAGACCTATGACGGCGTTCGTCGATTTATCGACGAGACCATTGAATCATGTCGCACGACCGGGTTTGCGAAAACCATTCTCGGCCGACGGCGGGCGATCGAAGGGATTCGTCCGGTGCGTGGTGCGAACATGAGTATGCCCGAGCGGACCGCCATCAATACGGTGATCCAGGGATCCGCCGCCGATTTGATTAAGCGGGCCATGATCCAGGTTCAGTCGCGGTTGAAACGAGAGCAGCATCGAGGACGAATGCTACTTCAGATTCACGACGAACTGGTCTTCGAGGCGCCGCAAGAGGATGTCGCCTCATTGGTCGACCTGGTTCGATACGAGATGGAGCACGCTATGCAATTGCGGGTTCCGCTCGTCGTTGATATCTCCGCGGGTGATAACTGGCTAGACCAGGATTCCGTTTAA
- a CDS encoding DUF1080 domain-containing protein, with protein MRRLCLMLFLCLSNPLLASDDDGFKPLFNGQDLTGWVPVNVAPSTFSVKDGLIVSTGIPTGTLRTEKMYENFIIELDWRHMKAGGNAGLFVWADPITHIGVPFSRGVEVQILDGHETANYTSHGDIFPIWGARMKPDRIHPGGWERCLPSEKRCKPSPEWNHYRVTCNNGTIKLEVNGKEVSGGTGCTPRKGYLCLESEGSECHFKNVRIKELPSTNPKPEEIALEATGFQSLYTGLDLTGWKATEKHQGHWEPSDWKLIYDGKSDAEDPSLWTEQEFGDLEMICDWRWTGTPVKRKWPKILPSGLEEIGTDGKPVEIEVDDAGDSGIYLRGSSKSQVNMWCRPCGSGEVYGYRTDAAQPAEVRSGVTPKIVADNPIGEWNRFYITLRGDRLTVRLNGKLVIENAQLPGIAERGPLALQHHGDPIEFANIFVRELSK; from the coding sequence ATGCGTCGCCTCTGCCTGATGCTGTTTCTCTGCCTGTCGAATCCACTACTTGCTTCAGACGACGATGGGTTCAAGCCTCTGTTCAACGGCCAGGATCTGACGGGCTGGGTCCCTGTGAATGTCGCCCCGTCCACATTCAGTGTCAAAGATGGCCTCATCGTGAGCACCGGGATCCCTACCGGCACCTTGCGCACCGAGAAAATGTACGAGAACTTCATCATCGAACTGGACTGGCGACACATGAAAGCGGGCGGAAACGCTGGCCTGTTCGTCTGGGCCGACCCAATCACGCATATCGGCGTCCCCTTCTCGCGCGGGGTCGAAGTACAGATTCTGGACGGGCATGAAACGGCTAACTACACCAGCCACGGCGATATCTTTCCGATTTGGGGAGCCCGCATGAAGCCGGACCGAATTCATCCGGGGGGCTGGGAACGATGCCTTCCCAGTGAAAAACGCTGCAAGCCGTCCCCTGAATGGAACCACTACCGGGTTACCTGCAATAACGGCACGATCAAGCTGGAAGTCAACGGCAAGGAAGTCTCGGGGGGGACCGGCTGCACACCTCGTAAGGGTTATCTCTGCCTGGAATCCGAAGGCTCGGAGTGCCATTTCAAGAATGTCCGAATCAAGGAACTCCCTTCCACAAATCCAAAGCCCGAAGAAATTGCACTGGAAGCAACCGGATTCCAGTCACTCTATACGGGCCTTGACCTCACCGGTTGGAAGGCGACAGAAAAGCATCAGGGACACTGGGAGCCGTCGGACTGGAAATTGATCTACGACGGAAAGTCCGATGCGGAAGATCCCAGCCTGTGGACCGAGCAAGAGTTTGGCGATCTCGAGATGATCTGTGACTGGCGCTGGACTGGCACACCCGTGAAACGGAAATGGCCGAAGATCCTGCCCAGCGGACTCGAAGAGATCGGAACCGATGGCAAGCCGGTGGAAATCGAAGTCGATGACGCGGGAGACAGTGGGATCTACCTGCGAGGAAGCAGTAAAAGCCAGGTCAATATGTGGTGCCGTCCTTGCGGAAGCGGCGAAGTCTACGGCTATCGAACCGATGCGGCGCAGCCGGCGGAAGTTCGTTCTGGCGTCACACCGAAGATCGTCGCCGACAACCCCATCGGCGAATGGAATCGGTTCTACATTACGTTGCGAGGGGATCGCCTGACGGTGCGGCTGAACGGCAAACTCGTAATTGAGAACGCCCAGCTTCCCGGAATCGCGGAACGCGGCCCCCTGGCGCTGCAGCACCATGGAGACCCCATCGAATTCGCGAACATCTTTGTCCGCGAACTTTCCAAGTGA
- the mog gene encoding molybdopterin adenylyltransferase, with amino-acid sequence MKAIRIGIVTVSDRASRGEYEDKGGPAIREYLSNVLTSPFEHIDRVIPDERPVIEETLRELCTREECCLVITTGGTGPALRDVTPEATEAVCEKMMPGFGELMRKVSLEKVPTAILSRQTAGICGQALIVNLPGQPRAIQECLDAVFPAIPYCIDLLEGPFLTTDETRIKAFRPRK; translated from the coding sequence ATGAAGGCCATCCGCATCGGAATTGTGACCGTATCTGATCGAGCCAGCCGGGGAGAATACGAAGACAAAGGTGGCCCTGCCATCCGCGAGTATCTCAGCAATGTGCTCACCAGCCCCTTCGAACACATCGACCGAGTCATTCCTGATGAACGACCTGTTATCGAAGAAACCCTGCGTGAACTGTGCACCCGTGAAGAGTGTTGTCTGGTGATCACCACCGGGGGAACCGGGCCCGCCCTGCGCGACGTAACTCCCGAAGCGACCGAGGCGGTCTGCGAAAAGATGATGCCGGGCTTCGGTGAACTCATGCGGAAAGTGTCACTGGAAAAAGTTCCCACCGCGATCTTGTCGCGCCAGACAGCAGGCATCTGCGGCCAAGCTCTGATTGTCAACCTGCCGGGTCAGCCACGCGCGATTCAGGAATGCCTCGACGCCGTTTTTCCCGCGATTCCCTACTGTATCGATCTGCTGGAAGGCCCCTTTCTGACGACGGATGAAACACGTATTAAAGCCTTTCGCCCCAGGAAATGA
- a CDS encoding biotin/lipoyl-containing protein: MRIPILVPDLRCENEPLCVSGWLVDEGDLILAGDFIVELRIPAVTFDILSEMSGRVVTIEKLADSPIKTGDILGWLDDGIDEVVPAEQEDKDTPEQES, encoded by the coding sequence ATGCGCATTCCTATCCTTGTTCCCGATCTGCGCTGTGAAAACGAGCCACTCTGCGTCAGTGGCTGGCTGGTGGACGAGGGGGACCTGATCCTGGCGGGCGACTTTATTGTCGAACTCAGAATCCCGGCAGTGACGTTTGACATCCTGTCAGAAATGTCGGGCCGGGTCGTCACGATCGAGAAGCTTGCAGATAGCCCGATCAAAACAGGCGACATCCTCGGCTGGCTGGACGATGGTATTGACGAGGTCGTCCCTGCTGAGCAGGAAGACAAAGACACACCAGAGCAAGAATCGTAG